A DNA window from Nitrospira sp. contains the following coding sequences:
- a CDS encoding Phosphodiester glycosidase family protein (MaGe:77310754), with protein sequence MDLQTTQLPQPFCRIPCAFFISLLLWATTPVLAQEPRWESLAPGLAAAIWQPGERCLDIDRWLVVKVDPALHRFSVHYFAQEGLLHPPTIDEWHKRTGHEILFNAGLFRENYAYLGLLLKDGKSLGSRRHSTWQGLFVAEPHRSLSTPNAGVLDLASDIFHEEAPAYLEAAQSLMLLDRKGTIRVRQTGKRAYQTLVAENKDGQIIILKSLGLVTLHGIGQCLRDAFPSIALAMAMDGGSSSDLFVSESLWKRGDASDPRANWKDLFAGRSTAHIPLPAVIGLSLRESVTSTANTSPKP encoded by the coding sequence ATGGATCTTCAGACGACGCAGCTCCCGCAGCCTTTCTGCCGCATCCCCTGCGCGTTCTTCATCTCACTCCTGCTCTGGGCCACGACACCGGTGCTGGCGCAAGAACCCCGTTGGGAATCTCTTGCCCCAGGTTTGGCCGCCGCAATCTGGCAACCGGGCGAACGATGTCTCGATATTGACCGTTGGCTGGTCGTCAAGGTCGATCCGGCTCTTCATCGTTTTTCGGTGCATTACTTCGCTCAAGAAGGCCTGCTGCATCCCCCAACCATCGACGAATGGCACAAGCGGACCGGACACGAGATCCTGTTCAACGCCGGACTCTTCAGAGAAAACTACGCGTACCTCGGCCTGCTCTTGAAAGACGGGAAATCGCTCGGCAGCCGGCGCCACAGCACCTGGCAAGGATTGTTCGTCGCAGAACCGCACCGGTCCCTCTCGACGCCCAACGCAGGCGTGCTAGACTTGGCCAGCGATATCTTTCATGAAGAGGCACCCGCCTATCTGGAGGCAGCCCAGTCGTTGATGCTGCTTGATCGCAAGGGAACCATCCGCGTGCGGCAGACCGGAAAGCGGGCGTATCAAACCCTGGTGGCCGAAAATAAAGACGGGCAGATCATCATTCTGAAGAGCTTGGGACTCGTCACTTTGCATGGGATTGGCCAATGTTTGCGGGATGCATTTCCATCGATCGCACTGGCCATGGCGATGGATGGCGGATCCTCGTCGGATCTCTTCGTCTCCGAATCGCTGTGGAAACGTGGAGACGCCTCAGACCCTCGGGCAAATTGGAAAGACCTATTCGCCGGCCGGTCGACCGCGCATATCCCGCTGCCGGCGGTCATCGGCCTCAGTCTGCGAGAATCTGTGACAAGCACCGCCAACACCTCGCCGAAACCCTAG
- a CDS encoding Rhodanese-like domain-containing protein (MaGe:77310755) — protein sequence MPRWRWMLIGVCLLSSLAVTGQVWSYHSYLLTVQQLQAGLAKASTPDKKGFVLVDVRSPEEHQTGMIPGTDLNIDFREIKARHRELKAQLDEHIVVYCQSGHRSNIAAETLADLGYRHVYNVSGSMNAWTEAGYPVARPGR from the coding sequence ATGCCACGGTGGAGATGGATGCTCATCGGTGTGTGTCTTCTGAGTAGTCTCGCAGTGACGGGACAGGTGTGGTCATACCATTCCTACCTGCTGACCGTCCAGCAGCTGCAAGCGGGGCTGGCTAAAGCCTCGACTCCCGATAAAAAGGGATTTGTGTTGGTCGATGTGCGAAGCCCTGAAGAACATCAGACCGGCATGATTCCCGGTACGGATCTGAATATCGACTTTCGAGAAATAAAAGCCCGCCACCGAGAGCTTAAGGCACAGTTAGACGAGCACATCGTGGTGTATTGCCAGTCGGGCCATCGCAGCAATATCGCGGCAGAGACGCTGGCCGATCTGGGTTATCGCCATGTCTATAACGTGTCGGGAAGTATGAACGCCTGGACGGAAGCGGGCTATCCAGTCGCGCGTCCTGGCCGCTAG
- a CDS encoding hypothetical protein (Evidence 4 : Unknown function but conserved in other organisms; MaGe:77310756), with protein sequence MVRETIRESNMMLADHKKKLKDGSRTFLLPLLLLLTGCGEGATLLQESDRGGVVVYSFKGEQGALLASFRNDALALMKEKCGGAYSIIREGETKGRVRVAGPVEGAQEVVQERRWGIHFQCK encoded by the coding sequence ATGGTTCGTGAAACGATACGTGAGTCGAACATGATGCTAGCCGATCATAAAAAGAAGTTGAAAGACGGGTCAAGAACCTTCCTCCTTCCCCTCTTGCTCCTGCTCACCGGCTGCGGTGAGGGCGCGACACTGTTGCAAGAATCCGATCGCGGAGGAGTCGTCGTCTACTCATTCAAAGGCGAGCAGGGGGCGCTATTGGCCTCGTTCAGAAACGACGCCCTCGCGCTCATGAAAGAAAAATGCGGCGGAGCCTATTCGATTATACGAGAGGGAGAAACCAAGGGGCGCGTCCGTGTAGCCGGCCCGGTCGAAGGCGCACAAGAAGTCGTTCAGGAGCGTCGCTGGGGAATTCACTTTCAGTGCAAGTAA
- a CDS encoding Orotate phosphoribosyltransferase (MaGe:77310757), with protein MRDQLAKAFHDTQSFKWDPQGGFKLASGLTSPFYVDCRALMAHPGTRRLVGQLAYDALKDIRLDCLGGLEIGAISIATTISDYAFAAQPARDWRTFVVRKQAKDHGLGKLIEGAYKPGERALIVDDVLTSGGSLLKAVAAARGAGLTVTHALVIVDRQEQDGRKKVEAEGLTLVSLLTIDDLTKAGGAQRRG; from the coding sequence GTGCGCGACCAACTCGCAAAAGCCTTTCATGACACACAGTCGTTCAAGTGGGATCCGCAAGGCGGGTTCAAGCTGGCGTCGGGCCTCACGAGCCCCTTCTATGTCGATTGCCGCGCGCTTATGGCGCATCCTGGCACCCGGCGTCTGGTTGGCCAACTGGCTTATGACGCACTCAAGGACATTCGCTTGGATTGTTTGGGTGGGTTGGAGATCGGGGCAATCTCGATTGCCACGACGATTTCCGATTATGCCTTTGCGGCTCAGCCGGCGCGCGATTGGCGGACCTTCGTCGTCCGCAAGCAGGCGAAGGATCATGGGTTGGGAAAGCTGATCGAAGGAGCCTACAAGCCTGGTGAGCGCGCGCTCATCGTCGACGATGTGCTGACCAGCGGCGGATCGTTGTTAAAGGCAGTCGCGGCGGCACGAGGCGCTGGATTGACCGTGACGCATGCGCTGGTGATTGTCGATCGGCAGGAGCAAGACGGGCGTAAAAAAGTCGAAGCGGAAGGACTCACGCTGGTGAGTCTTCTGACGATCGACGATCTGACCAAGGCCGGTGGGGCTCAGCGCAGAGGGTGA
- a CDS encoding CbiX domain-containing protein (MaGe:77310758) — MAVVVRGVILVGHGGIPKGCPQDFVTKLKRLEGQRRAAKMPPSAEEVELDAKIRQWPRTPETDPYQAGLEAVAAQLRVNLGDVLFAVAYNEFCAPTLETSVEELIKKGATRITVATTMFTPGGSHSEVEIPEILDRLRLQYPEVELRYAWPFDLQLVASTLTEQVQRFS, encoded by the coding sequence ATGGCTGTCGTTGTCCGAGGGGTGATTCTTGTGGGGCACGGTGGCATTCCCAAGGGTTGCCCGCAGGATTTTGTGACGAAGCTGAAGCGGCTGGAAGGTCAACGGCGCGCCGCGAAGATGCCGCCGTCGGCGGAAGAAGTTGAGCTGGATGCAAAGATCCGCCAGTGGCCGAGAACGCCGGAAACGGATCCGTATCAAGCGGGACTCGAAGCGGTGGCGGCGCAGTTGCGGGTCAACTTAGGGGATGTCTTGTTTGCGGTGGCCTATAATGAATTCTGCGCGCCGACATTGGAGACGTCGGTGGAAGAGTTGATTAAGAAGGGCGCGACTCGTATTACCGTCGCCACCACGATGTTTACGCCGGGCGGTTCGCATTCGGAGGTAGAAATTCCAGAAATCCTCGACCGTCTGCGACTGCAGTATCCCGAGGTCGAACTACGGTACGCCTGGCCGTTCGATCTTCAGCTGGTGGCCAGTACGTTGACGGAACAAGTCCAGCGCTTTTCCTGA